A single region of the Anticarsia gemmatalis isolate Benzon Research Colony breed Stoneville strain chromosome 19, ilAntGemm2 primary, whole genome shotgun sequence genome encodes:
- the pug gene encoding pug C-1-tetrahydrofolate synthase, cytoplasmic isoform X1, with amino-acid sequence MSVLQKNNGEITDCAASFTSNLVQSIENELRQQVSEARTRVSGFNPKLAIVQVGGREDSNVYIRMKLRAAEKIGMSAEHIQLPRDITETELLAKITSLNESPSVHGIIVQMPLDAAHPIDSHLITDAVSPDKDVDGLNTVNEGRVAVGDFSGFIPCTPAGCVELIKRTGVSIAGKNVVVLGRSRIVGTPVSELLKWEHATVTVCHSKTKNLSEITKTADILVVAIGRAEMVRGSWIKPGAVVIDCGINSIDDPSKKSGKRLVGDVAYGEAVLVAAHVTPVPGGVGPMTVAMLMRNTVLAARRQLDRLLAPAWPLKPLRIAPASPPPSDIVIARSQKPKVISELAHEIGLFPNEVSQYGRTKAKISLSVIDRLKNTRGGKYIVVAGITPTPLGEGKSTTLLGLVQALSAHRGRNSFACMRQPSQGPTFGVKGGAAGGGYSQVIPMEDFNLHLTGDIHAVTAANNLLAAQMDARIFHELTQKDGPLYDRLVPKIKGVRKFSPIQLRRLKRLGINKTDPDSLTEEEKVKFARLNIDTAKIMWNRVVDLNDRYLRKITVGQSPTEKGFTRETAFDISVASEIMAILALGNDTEDIKDRLASMVVALDKSGNPVTADDLGMTGALLVLLRDAFEPTLMQSLEGTPVLVHTGPFANIAHGCSSILADKIAMKLAGENGYVATEAGFGSDIGMEKFFDIKCRASGDVPHCAVIVSTVRALKMHGGGPPVAPGLPLHDVYVQENLELLSKGLCNLGKHISNGNKFGVPVVVAINKHGNDTLAELNMVKDFALKNGAFRAVLCDHWAKGGLGALDLADAVIEACDSKSQFNYLYPLGLSIPDKIEKIAKEMYGAGKIEYTDEVLEKIKQFTEMGYDKFPICMAKTSNSLTGDPAIKGAPTGFTMRVNGIFVSVGAGFVVPMVGEISRMPGLPTRPSIYDIDLNTKTGEIEGLF; translated from the exons atgtcagtgttacaaaaaaataatggtgAAATTACGGATTGTGCAGCGTCTTTCACATCTAATTTAGTCCA ATCAATCGAGAATGAGCTTCGGCAGCAGGTGTCGGAGGCTCGTACCCGGGTGTCTGGCTTCAACCCGAAGCTGGCCATCGTGCAGGTGGGCGGCCGCGAGGACTCCAACGTGTACATCAGGATGAAGCTGCGGGCTGCGGAGAAGATCGGCATGAGCGCCGAGCATATACAGCTGCCTAGGGACATCACTGAGACTGAG TTACTGGCGAAGATCACGAGCTTGAATGAGAGTCCCTCAGTACACGGTATCATCGTTCAGATGCCGTTAGATGCCGCACACCCCATCGACTCGCATCTCATAACCGATGCCGTTAGCCCCGACAAGGATGTGGATGG atTGAACACAGTCAACGAGGGTCGCGTAGCAGTTGGTGACTTCTCCGGGTTCATTCCTTGCACGCCGGCGGGCTGCGTGGAGCTGATCAAGCGCACGGGCGTGTCCATCGCGGGCAAGAACGTCGTGGTGCTGGGCCGCAGCCGCATCGTCGGCACACCCGTCTCCGAGCTCCTCAAGTGGGAACACGCCACCGTCACCGTGTGCCACTCCAAGACTAAGAACTTGAGCGAAATT ACAAAAACAGCAGACATCCTGGTGGTGGCTATCGGCAGGGCTGAGATGGTGCGTGGATCTTGGATCAAGCCCGGAGCAGTTGTCATCGACTGCGGCATCAACTCTATTGATG ATCCGAGTAAGAAGAGCGGCAAGCGGCTGGTGGGCGACGTGGCGTATGGTGAGGCGGTGCTGGTGGCGGCGCACGTGACGCCGGTGCCGGGCGGCGTGGGGCCCATGACCGTGGCCATGCTCATGCGCAACACCGTGCTGGCCGCGCGCCGACAGCTCGACCGCCTGCTAGCGCCCGCCTGGCCGCTCAAACCGCTCAGGATCGCACCTGCCTCTCCACCACCCAG CGATATTGTGATCGCTCGGTCGCAGAAACCGAAGGTCATCAGCGAGCTGGCGCATGAGATCGGCCTGTTCCCCAACGAGGTGTCGCAGTACGGACGCACCAAGGCAAAGATCTCACTGTCTGTCATCGACCGCCTGAAGAACACTCGCGGTGGAAAGTACATCGTAGTGGCTGG TATTACACCCACCCCTCTCGGTGAGGGTAAGAGTACTACCTTACTGGGCCTAGTTCAGGCGCTGTCAGCGCACCGCGGGCGCAACTCGTTCGCGTGCATGCGTCAACCCAGCCAGGGACCTACCTTCGGAGTCAAGGGCGGCGCCGCGGGAGGAGGCTACTCACAG GTTATACCCATGGAAGATTTCAACCTGCACTTGACAGGCGACATCCACGCGGTGACAGCGGCCAACAACTTGCTGGCTGCTCAGATGGACGCCCGTATCTTCCACGAGCTGACGCAGAAGGACGGACCTCTGTACGACAGACTAGTGCCTAAGATCAAGGGCGTGAGGAAGTTCTCCCCCATTCAGCTGAGGAGACTGAAACGTCTGGGGATCAATAAAACCGACCCTGACTCCTTGACAGAGGAGGAGAAAGTCAAGTTTGCAAGACTCAACATTGACACCGCCAAGATTATGTGGAATAGAG tggtGGACCTGAACGACAGATACTTACGTAAGATCACGGTGGGTCAGTCGCCGACAGAGAAGGGTTTCACTCGTGAGACGGCGTTCGATATCTCGGTGGCGTCCGAGATCATGGCCATCCTGGCGCTCGGCAACGATACCGAGGACATCAAGGACCGCCTCGCCTCCATGGTCGTCGCGCTAGACAAGAGCGGCAACCCGGTCACTGCTGACGATTTA GGTATGACGGGCGCTCTGCTAGTGCTCCTGAGGGACGCGTTCGAACCCACACTGATGCAGTCCCTGGAGGGCACCCCAGTGCTGGTGCACACCGGCCCCTTCGCCAACATCGCTCACGGCTGCTCCTCCATCCTCGCTGACAAGATCGCCATGAAACTCGCCGGAGAGAACGGATATGTAGCCACTGAGGCTGGCTTCGGATCTGATATTG GTATGGAGAAGTTCTTCGACATAAAGTGTCGCGCGAGCGGCGACGTGCCGCACTGCGCCGTGATCGTGTCGACGGTGCGCGCCCTCAAGATGCACGGCGGCGGCCCGCCCGTCGCGCCCGGCCTGCCGCTACACGACGTCTACGTGCAA GAAAATCTAGAACTACTGAGCAAGGGACTGTGCAATTTGGGTAAACACATCAGCAACGGAAACAAGTTTGGTGTTCCCGTCGTAGTCGCTATCAATAAACATGG AAACGACACGTTAGCAGAACTTAATATGGTAAAGGACTTTGCACTCAAGAACGGCGCGTTTAGAGCAGTGCTTTGCGACCATTGGGCCAAGGGCGGGCTCGGAGCCCTAGACCTAGCAGACGCCGTCATTGAAGCCTGCGACTCCAAGTCACAGTTCAACTACTTGTACCCACTGGGCCTATCTATCCCGGACAAGATTGAGAAGATTGCCAAAGAAATGTACGGAGCCGGCAAGATTGAGTACACAGATGAAGTGCTAGAAAAGATCAAGCAATTCACAGAAATG ggTTACGACAAGTTCCCGATCTGCATGGCGAAGACTTCAAACTCTTTGACCGGCGACCCGGCTATTAAAGGAGCTCCCACTGGCTTCACGATGCGTGTCAACGGGA
- the pug gene encoding pug C-1-tetrahydrofolate synthase, cytoplasmic isoform X3: protein MWESQGNLDAVMESIENELRQQVSEARTRVSGFNPKLAIVQVGGREDSNVYIRMKLRAAEKIGMSAEHIQLPRDITETELLAKITSLNESPSVHGIIVQMPLDAAHPIDSHLITDAVSPDKDVDGLNTVNEGRVAVGDFSGFIPCTPAGCVELIKRTGVSIAGKNVVVLGRSRIVGTPVSELLKWEHATVTVCHSKTKNLSEITKTADILVVAIGRAEMVRGSWIKPGAVVIDCGINSIDDPSKKSGKRLVGDVAYGEAVLVAAHVTPVPGGVGPMTVAMLMRNTVLAARRQLDRLLAPAWPLKPLRIAPASPPPSDIVIARSQKPKVISELAHEIGLFPNEVSQYGRTKAKISLSVIDRLKNTRGGKYIVVAGITPTPLGEGKSTTLLGLVQALSAHRGRNSFACMRQPSQGPTFGVKGGAAGGGYSQVIPMEDFNLHLTGDIHAVTAANNLLAAQMDARIFHELTQKDGPLYDRLVPKIKGVRKFSPIQLRRLKRLGINKTDPDSLTEEEKVKFARLNIDTAKIMWNRVVDLNDRYLRKITVGQSPTEKGFTRETAFDISVASEIMAILALGNDTEDIKDRLASMVVALDKSGNPVTADDLGMTGALLVLLRDAFEPTLMQSLEGTPVLVHTGPFANIAHGCSSILADKIAMKLAGENGYVATEAGFGSDIGMEKFFDIKCRASGDVPHCAVIVSTVRALKMHGGGPPVAPGLPLHDVYVQENLELLSKGLCNLGKHISNGNKFGVPVVVAINKHGNDTLAELNMVKDFALKNGAFRAVLCDHWAKGGLGALDLADAVIEACDSKSQFNYLYPLGLSIPDKIEKIAKEMYGAGKIEYTDEVLEKIKQFTEMGYDKFPICMAKTSNSLTGDPAIKGAPTGFTMRVNGIFVSVGAGFVVPMVGEISRMPGLPTRPSIYDIDLNTKTGEIEGLF, encoded by the exons atgtgGGAGTCTCAAGGAAATCTTGATGCTGTAATGGA ATCAATCGAGAATGAGCTTCGGCAGCAGGTGTCGGAGGCTCGTACCCGGGTGTCTGGCTTCAACCCGAAGCTGGCCATCGTGCAGGTGGGCGGCCGCGAGGACTCCAACGTGTACATCAGGATGAAGCTGCGGGCTGCGGAGAAGATCGGCATGAGCGCCGAGCATATACAGCTGCCTAGGGACATCACTGAGACTGAG TTACTGGCGAAGATCACGAGCTTGAATGAGAGTCCCTCAGTACACGGTATCATCGTTCAGATGCCGTTAGATGCCGCACACCCCATCGACTCGCATCTCATAACCGATGCCGTTAGCCCCGACAAGGATGTGGATGG atTGAACACAGTCAACGAGGGTCGCGTAGCAGTTGGTGACTTCTCCGGGTTCATTCCTTGCACGCCGGCGGGCTGCGTGGAGCTGATCAAGCGCACGGGCGTGTCCATCGCGGGCAAGAACGTCGTGGTGCTGGGCCGCAGCCGCATCGTCGGCACACCCGTCTCCGAGCTCCTCAAGTGGGAACACGCCACCGTCACCGTGTGCCACTCCAAGACTAAGAACTTGAGCGAAATT ACAAAAACAGCAGACATCCTGGTGGTGGCTATCGGCAGGGCTGAGATGGTGCGTGGATCTTGGATCAAGCCCGGAGCAGTTGTCATCGACTGCGGCATCAACTCTATTGATG ATCCGAGTAAGAAGAGCGGCAAGCGGCTGGTGGGCGACGTGGCGTATGGTGAGGCGGTGCTGGTGGCGGCGCACGTGACGCCGGTGCCGGGCGGCGTGGGGCCCATGACCGTGGCCATGCTCATGCGCAACACCGTGCTGGCCGCGCGCCGACAGCTCGACCGCCTGCTAGCGCCCGCCTGGCCGCTCAAACCGCTCAGGATCGCACCTGCCTCTCCACCACCCAG CGATATTGTGATCGCTCGGTCGCAGAAACCGAAGGTCATCAGCGAGCTGGCGCATGAGATCGGCCTGTTCCCCAACGAGGTGTCGCAGTACGGACGCACCAAGGCAAAGATCTCACTGTCTGTCATCGACCGCCTGAAGAACACTCGCGGTGGAAAGTACATCGTAGTGGCTGG TATTACACCCACCCCTCTCGGTGAGGGTAAGAGTACTACCTTACTGGGCCTAGTTCAGGCGCTGTCAGCGCACCGCGGGCGCAACTCGTTCGCGTGCATGCGTCAACCCAGCCAGGGACCTACCTTCGGAGTCAAGGGCGGCGCCGCGGGAGGAGGCTACTCACAG GTTATACCCATGGAAGATTTCAACCTGCACTTGACAGGCGACATCCACGCGGTGACAGCGGCCAACAACTTGCTGGCTGCTCAGATGGACGCCCGTATCTTCCACGAGCTGACGCAGAAGGACGGACCTCTGTACGACAGACTAGTGCCTAAGATCAAGGGCGTGAGGAAGTTCTCCCCCATTCAGCTGAGGAGACTGAAACGTCTGGGGATCAATAAAACCGACCCTGACTCCTTGACAGAGGAGGAGAAAGTCAAGTTTGCAAGACTCAACATTGACACCGCCAAGATTATGTGGAATAGAG tggtGGACCTGAACGACAGATACTTACGTAAGATCACGGTGGGTCAGTCGCCGACAGAGAAGGGTTTCACTCGTGAGACGGCGTTCGATATCTCGGTGGCGTCCGAGATCATGGCCATCCTGGCGCTCGGCAACGATACCGAGGACATCAAGGACCGCCTCGCCTCCATGGTCGTCGCGCTAGACAAGAGCGGCAACCCGGTCACTGCTGACGATTTA GGTATGACGGGCGCTCTGCTAGTGCTCCTGAGGGACGCGTTCGAACCCACACTGATGCAGTCCCTGGAGGGCACCCCAGTGCTGGTGCACACCGGCCCCTTCGCCAACATCGCTCACGGCTGCTCCTCCATCCTCGCTGACAAGATCGCCATGAAACTCGCCGGAGAGAACGGATATGTAGCCACTGAGGCTGGCTTCGGATCTGATATTG GTATGGAGAAGTTCTTCGACATAAAGTGTCGCGCGAGCGGCGACGTGCCGCACTGCGCCGTGATCGTGTCGACGGTGCGCGCCCTCAAGATGCACGGCGGCGGCCCGCCCGTCGCGCCCGGCCTGCCGCTACACGACGTCTACGTGCAA GAAAATCTAGAACTACTGAGCAAGGGACTGTGCAATTTGGGTAAACACATCAGCAACGGAAACAAGTTTGGTGTTCCCGTCGTAGTCGCTATCAATAAACATGG AAACGACACGTTAGCAGAACTTAATATGGTAAAGGACTTTGCACTCAAGAACGGCGCGTTTAGAGCAGTGCTTTGCGACCATTGGGCCAAGGGCGGGCTCGGAGCCCTAGACCTAGCAGACGCCGTCATTGAAGCCTGCGACTCCAAGTCACAGTTCAACTACTTGTACCCACTGGGCCTATCTATCCCGGACAAGATTGAGAAGATTGCCAAAGAAATGTACGGAGCCGGCAAGATTGAGTACACAGATGAAGTGCTAGAAAAGATCAAGCAATTCACAGAAATG ggTTACGACAAGTTCCCGATCTGCATGGCGAAGACTTCAAACTCTTTGACCGGCGACCCGGCTATTAAAGGAGCTCCCACTGGCTTCACGATGCGTGTCAACGGGA
- the pug gene encoding pug C-1-tetrahydrofolate synthase, cytoplasmic isoform X2 produces the protein MVAQPISGTEVAGSIENELRQQVSEARTRVSGFNPKLAIVQVGGREDSNVYIRMKLRAAEKIGMSAEHIQLPRDITETELLAKITSLNESPSVHGIIVQMPLDAAHPIDSHLITDAVSPDKDVDGLNTVNEGRVAVGDFSGFIPCTPAGCVELIKRTGVSIAGKNVVVLGRSRIVGTPVSELLKWEHATVTVCHSKTKNLSEITKTADILVVAIGRAEMVRGSWIKPGAVVIDCGINSIDDPSKKSGKRLVGDVAYGEAVLVAAHVTPVPGGVGPMTVAMLMRNTVLAARRQLDRLLAPAWPLKPLRIAPASPPPSDIVIARSQKPKVISELAHEIGLFPNEVSQYGRTKAKISLSVIDRLKNTRGGKYIVVAGITPTPLGEGKSTTLLGLVQALSAHRGRNSFACMRQPSQGPTFGVKGGAAGGGYSQVIPMEDFNLHLTGDIHAVTAANNLLAAQMDARIFHELTQKDGPLYDRLVPKIKGVRKFSPIQLRRLKRLGINKTDPDSLTEEEKVKFARLNIDTAKIMWNRVVDLNDRYLRKITVGQSPTEKGFTRETAFDISVASEIMAILALGNDTEDIKDRLASMVVALDKSGNPVTADDLGMTGALLVLLRDAFEPTLMQSLEGTPVLVHTGPFANIAHGCSSILADKIAMKLAGENGYVATEAGFGSDIGMEKFFDIKCRASGDVPHCAVIVSTVRALKMHGGGPPVAPGLPLHDVYVQENLELLSKGLCNLGKHISNGNKFGVPVVVAINKHGNDTLAELNMVKDFALKNGAFRAVLCDHWAKGGLGALDLADAVIEACDSKSQFNYLYPLGLSIPDKIEKIAKEMYGAGKIEYTDEVLEKIKQFTEMGYDKFPICMAKTSNSLTGDPAIKGAPTGFTMRVNGIFVSVGAGFVVPMVGEISRMPGLPTRPSIYDIDLNTKTGEIEGLF, from the exons ATGGTCGCACAACCAATTTCGGGAACCGAAGTAGCCGG ATCAATCGAGAATGAGCTTCGGCAGCAGGTGTCGGAGGCTCGTACCCGGGTGTCTGGCTTCAACCCGAAGCTGGCCATCGTGCAGGTGGGCGGCCGCGAGGACTCCAACGTGTACATCAGGATGAAGCTGCGGGCTGCGGAGAAGATCGGCATGAGCGCCGAGCATATACAGCTGCCTAGGGACATCACTGAGACTGAG TTACTGGCGAAGATCACGAGCTTGAATGAGAGTCCCTCAGTACACGGTATCATCGTTCAGATGCCGTTAGATGCCGCACACCCCATCGACTCGCATCTCATAACCGATGCCGTTAGCCCCGACAAGGATGTGGATGG atTGAACACAGTCAACGAGGGTCGCGTAGCAGTTGGTGACTTCTCCGGGTTCATTCCTTGCACGCCGGCGGGCTGCGTGGAGCTGATCAAGCGCACGGGCGTGTCCATCGCGGGCAAGAACGTCGTGGTGCTGGGCCGCAGCCGCATCGTCGGCACACCCGTCTCCGAGCTCCTCAAGTGGGAACACGCCACCGTCACCGTGTGCCACTCCAAGACTAAGAACTTGAGCGAAATT ACAAAAACAGCAGACATCCTGGTGGTGGCTATCGGCAGGGCTGAGATGGTGCGTGGATCTTGGATCAAGCCCGGAGCAGTTGTCATCGACTGCGGCATCAACTCTATTGATG ATCCGAGTAAGAAGAGCGGCAAGCGGCTGGTGGGCGACGTGGCGTATGGTGAGGCGGTGCTGGTGGCGGCGCACGTGACGCCGGTGCCGGGCGGCGTGGGGCCCATGACCGTGGCCATGCTCATGCGCAACACCGTGCTGGCCGCGCGCCGACAGCTCGACCGCCTGCTAGCGCCCGCCTGGCCGCTCAAACCGCTCAGGATCGCACCTGCCTCTCCACCACCCAG CGATATTGTGATCGCTCGGTCGCAGAAACCGAAGGTCATCAGCGAGCTGGCGCATGAGATCGGCCTGTTCCCCAACGAGGTGTCGCAGTACGGACGCACCAAGGCAAAGATCTCACTGTCTGTCATCGACCGCCTGAAGAACACTCGCGGTGGAAAGTACATCGTAGTGGCTGG TATTACACCCACCCCTCTCGGTGAGGGTAAGAGTACTACCTTACTGGGCCTAGTTCAGGCGCTGTCAGCGCACCGCGGGCGCAACTCGTTCGCGTGCATGCGTCAACCCAGCCAGGGACCTACCTTCGGAGTCAAGGGCGGCGCCGCGGGAGGAGGCTACTCACAG GTTATACCCATGGAAGATTTCAACCTGCACTTGACAGGCGACATCCACGCGGTGACAGCGGCCAACAACTTGCTGGCTGCTCAGATGGACGCCCGTATCTTCCACGAGCTGACGCAGAAGGACGGACCTCTGTACGACAGACTAGTGCCTAAGATCAAGGGCGTGAGGAAGTTCTCCCCCATTCAGCTGAGGAGACTGAAACGTCTGGGGATCAATAAAACCGACCCTGACTCCTTGACAGAGGAGGAGAAAGTCAAGTTTGCAAGACTCAACATTGACACCGCCAAGATTATGTGGAATAGAG tggtGGACCTGAACGACAGATACTTACGTAAGATCACGGTGGGTCAGTCGCCGACAGAGAAGGGTTTCACTCGTGAGACGGCGTTCGATATCTCGGTGGCGTCCGAGATCATGGCCATCCTGGCGCTCGGCAACGATACCGAGGACATCAAGGACCGCCTCGCCTCCATGGTCGTCGCGCTAGACAAGAGCGGCAACCCGGTCACTGCTGACGATTTA GGTATGACGGGCGCTCTGCTAGTGCTCCTGAGGGACGCGTTCGAACCCACACTGATGCAGTCCCTGGAGGGCACCCCAGTGCTGGTGCACACCGGCCCCTTCGCCAACATCGCTCACGGCTGCTCCTCCATCCTCGCTGACAAGATCGCCATGAAACTCGCCGGAGAGAACGGATATGTAGCCACTGAGGCTGGCTTCGGATCTGATATTG GTATGGAGAAGTTCTTCGACATAAAGTGTCGCGCGAGCGGCGACGTGCCGCACTGCGCCGTGATCGTGTCGACGGTGCGCGCCCTCAAGATGCACGGCGGCGGCCCGCCCGTCGCGCCCGGCCTGCCGCTACACGACGTCTACGTGCAA GAAAATCTAGAACTACTGAGCAAGGGACTGTGCAATTTGGGTAAACACATCAGCAACGGAAACAAGTTTGGTGTTCCCGTCGTAGTCGCTATCAATAAACATGG AAACGACACGTTAGCAGAACTTAATATGGTAAAGGACTTTGCACTCAAGAACGGCGCGTTTAGAGCAGTGCTTTGCGACCATTGGGCCAAGGGCGGGCTCGGAGCCCTAGACCTAGCAGACGCCGTCATTGAAGCCTGCGACTCCAAGTCACAGTTCAACTACTTGTACCCACTGGGCCTATCTATCCCGGACAAGATTGAGAAGATTGCCAAAGAAATGTACGGAGCCGGCAAGATTGAGTACACAGATGAAGTGCTAGAAAAGATCAAGCAATTCACAGAAATG ggTTACGACAAGTTCCCGATCTGCATGGCGAAGACTTCAAACTCTTTGACCGGCGACCCGGCTATTAAAGGAGCTCCCACTGGCTTCACGATGCGTGTCAACGGGA